In Ferroplasma sp., a single window of DNA contains:
- a CDS encoding Lrp/AsnC family transcriptional regulator, translating into MDSIDMKILEILERNSEISLRKIGIAAGLNSPSAVARRIDAMKKEGIIGNSISLINYKKLGFQFYTVTFVRAKYGKEYYKDLGKTLAGLPGVISVDFLLGDIDFIIYTVNRNADEYQKLMDRLSTIEGIERTDSHIVLQNFSRDNYSNIKF; encoded by the coding sequence ATGGACAGTATAGATATGAAAATTCTTGAAATTCTTGAAAGGAATTCCGAGATTAGCCTTAGAAAGATAGGTATAGCTGCCGGGCTGAATAGCCCCTCTGCAGTGGCAAGAAGAATAGATGCCATGAAAAAGGAGGGTATTATAGGCAATAGTATATCATTGATAAATTATAAAAAACTTGGATTTCAATTTTATACCGTTACATTTGTCAGGGCAAAATATGGGAAAGAATACTATAAAGACCTTGGAAAAACACTTGCTGGCCTTCCAGGAGTTATAAGTGTAGATTTCCTTCTCGGGGACATAGACTTTATCATCTATACAGTAAACAGGAATGCGGACGAGTACCAGAAGCTCATGGACCGGCTATCAACAATAGAGGGCATAGAAAGGACCGATTCACACATAGTGCTTCAAAATTTTTCCAGGGATAACTATTCAAATATTAAATTCTAA